The Candidatus Eisenbacteria bacterium DNA segment AGTCCCGGAAGTGGAATTGAGAAGGCCGCAAAGCATCCTGATAGTAGTTGACTTGCCCGCACCGTTTGCGCCAAGAAAGCCGAAGATCTGGCCCACCTCGACGTTGAAACTGATGTTGTCAACTGCGGTAAATCTGCCGAACTTCCTCGTCAGGTTCTCGGCTTCGATAGCGTTCTCGGCCATGCGTTCCTCGGGCCTCCGGTGCTCCCCGGCGAGCTGCTCTTCGAGATGTCCGTTCAAGAACATCTCTGGATCCGCCTGCAACTCAGAATCGTCCCCGAAAGGGGTCTAGAGCAAATTGAATTAGGTGATGTGTCCCCGAATTCTATTTGGTGTACCTAAGTTAGAGCTTTAGAAAATCCTTGACAAGATGTTTTTGTTGCAGTATTATGGACGGACTAGTCCGTCCAATCTCATAATTGAGGAGACGCTGAATGTTCAAGAGGCAAGGCAAGGCCAGGCTCGCTGCCGAAAGAAAAAAGAAGATCCTCGCAGCGTCGATGAGGGTTTTCTCGAAATATGGCTATCAAGACACCGAGGTTGAGGATATTGCCAGGCTGGCCGGCCTCGGAAAAGGGACTGTTTATCGTCACTTCGGGAGCAAAGAAAACTTGTTCTTTTCCACGCTTGAATGGGGACTGACCAGTCTCGCAGATGAAATGAATGAGGCGGTATCCGCCGCTCACGGCTACGTGGACAAGGTCAAGACTGCTCTCGTGACCTATCTACTGTTCTTTGAAAAACACCGGGATTTCTACAGGATCATCGTCCAGGACAGGATGCGGACAGAGATCAAGTCCTCGCCTCACCGGTTGATGAAGAAACATATGTCCCTCATCAATCATTTGACTGATGTCCTGGAGAAAGGAATCAGGGATGGGTACTTCAAGAAGATCGATGTGGAAAGTGCAGCTCATGCACTATTCGGCATCATAAACTCGCTTCTATACAAATGGCTTACGTCCAGAAAAAGATATCCTATCAGAAAAGAAGTTTCTGTAATAGAGGAAATCTTTCTTAGCGGGATCCTGTCGGTTCCGCAGGCCGCGCAAGCGACAAAGAAAAGATGTAAGGAGAGAAGATGAAAAAATTAGTCGGAGTCCTGGTAGTCATCCTGGTCATCGCACTAGTCGTGTTCGTCATGATGATGGCTTTCAGACATAAGAAAGCTCCAGTCACCCAGGTGACCGAGAGAGTCATTCCCGTGGAAGTGCAGCTTGTGCAGCGATCGCCCTACACCCCGGTCCTTAACTACACGGGCGAGATCAAGAGTATCGAGGAGGTGCTGATCTATCCAAGGGTATCGGGCAAGGTCGCAGAAATGAAGATACGGGAAGGGTCGATGGTAAGGAAGAATCAAGTGGTCGCCTTGATCGACCGGGACATACCCGGTCTGGAATTCGAATTGGCCGAAACAATATCTCCCGTGGATGGAGTAGTCGGGAAGGTGCTTGTGGACAAGGGAGCAGAGGTCGGCTCCGCATCACAAGGCCCGGCGATGGGCACTCCGTTGGCGCAGATTCTGAACATGGACTCGGTGAAGATTGTGATCCAAGTTCTGGAACAGGACCTTCCAAGGATCAGGTTGGGTCAGAAAGCCAGGATCCGGGTGGATGCCTATCCGGATAGGGAGTTCTATGGAGCTGTTACTCTCGTGAGTCCCACATTGAATAATCTAACACGGACTGCAAGCGCCGAGATAACCATGCCGAACCGGAATCATCTTTTGAGACCAGGGATGTTTCCGGATATCGACCTCATTCTCGGCGAAACTCAGAATCTTGTGTTCATCCCCAGGTACACCATCCTGACCGAAGGAAATAAGCAGAAGGTCTACGTAGTTGTGAATGGCAAAGCGCAGGAGAGGCAGCTCGAAACCGGTTTCACCGATAGGAATCTGACTTACATAAAGAGCGGGGTGAGTCCGAAGGACAGTCTGGTTACTTCAGGGCAGTCTCAACTCAAGCCGGGGGACAAAGTAAGAGTTGTCAAAGGAGAGGGAAGCTAATGTTCCTGCCTAATCTGGCTATTCGCAGACCTGTATTCATAGTGATGCAGGTTCTTGCAATTCTGGTCCTGGGATTGGTCTCCTACTCCCGAATCGGCATCGATTTGTTGCCAAACGTCGAGTTCCCTTACATAGCA contains these protein-coding regions:
- a CDS encoding efflux RND transporter periplasmic adaptor subunit, which produces MKKLVGVLVVILVIALVVFVMMMAFRHKKAPVTQVTERVIPVEVQLVQRSPYTPVLNYTGEIKSIEEVLIYPRVSGKVAEMKIREGSMVRKNQVVALIDRDIPGLEFELAETISPVDGVVGKVLVDKGAEVGSASQGPAMGTPLAQILNMDSVKIVIQVLEQDLPRIRLGQKARIRVDAYPDREFYGAVTLVSPTLNNLTRTASAEITMPNRNHLLRPGMFPDIDLILGETQNLVFIPRYTILTEGNKQKVYVVVNGKAQERQLETGFTDRNLTYIKSGVSPKDSLVTSGQSQLKPGDKVRVVKGEGS
- a CDS encoding TetR/AcrR family transcriptional regulator; amino-acid sequence: MFKRQGKARLAAERKKKILAASMRVFSKYGYQDTEVEDIARLAGLGKGTVYRHFGSKENLFFSTLEWGLTSLADEMNEAVSAAHGYVDKVKTALVTYLLFFEKHRDFYRIIVQDRMRTEIKSSPHRLMKKHMSLINHLTDVLEKGIRDGYFKKIDVESAAHALFGIINSLLYKWLTSRKRYPIRKEVSVIEEIFLSGILSVPQAAQATKKRCKERR